One Sulfurimonas crateris genomic window carries:
- a CDS encoding anaerobic ribonucleoside-triphosphate reductase activating protein produces MSTNRENSSLSAKVIYDLTSFTHLDYPDHLSCIVWFSGCNMRCDYCYNKDIVFAKDGKYSYDDILDFLKTRVNLLEAVVLSGGEASSYDLVPFCRKIKELGFKIKLDTNGTNFLHIKELIEEDLLDYVALDYKAPKAKFTQITHSNKFDEFSKTLDYLIKRDIEFEARTTLHADLLDAADVNDIMADLKERGYKTLFYIQEFLDTGENIAGLNAPKSKFERTLLHDTLEVSFR; encoded by the coding sequence GTGAGCACAAACAGAGAAAACAGTTCGCTGAGTGCTAAGGTTATCTATGATTTGACATCATTCACCCACTTGGATTATCCAGACCATCTATCATGCATAGTGTGGTTTAGTGGGTGCAATATGCGCTGCGATTACTGCTACAATAAAGATATAGTTTTTGCCAAAGATGGCAAATATAGCTACGACGACATTCTCGATTTTCTAAAAACAAGAGTAAATCTTCTCGAAGCGGTTGTTTTATCAGGCGGAGAGGCATCATCGTATGACTTAGTGCCGTTTTGCCGCAAGATAAAAGAGCTTGGCTTTAAGATAAAGCTAGATACCAACGGTACGAACTTTTTGCATATTAAAGAGCTTATTGAAGAAGATCTTTTGGATTATGTTGCACTCGACTACAAAGCGCCAAAAGCAAAATTCACTCAAATAACGCACTCAAACAAGTTTGACGAATTTTCTAAAACGCTTGACTATCTAATAAAGAGAGATATAGAGTTTGAAGCAAGGACGACCCTTCATGCAGACCTGCTCGATGCGGCAGACGTGAATGACATCATGGCTGACCTAAAAGAGCGCGGCTATAAAACCCTTTTTTATATTCAGGAGTTTTTAGACACAGGAGAAAATATTGCAGGGCTCAACGCTCCAAAGAGCAAGTTTGAGAGAACACTTCTGCATGACACTTTAGAAGTTAGCTTTAGATAA
- the nrdD gene encoding anaerobic ribonucleoside-triphosphate reductase: MSKNEALAMLKERRQKCIVYTRVMGYHRPVESFNVGKTGEHKQRKQFAEC, from the coding sequence ATGAGTAAAAACGAAGCTTTGGCTATGTTGAAAGAGAGAAGACAAAAATGTATCGTTTACACAAGAGTTATGGGTTATCACAGACCTGTAGAGAGTTTCAACGTAGGTAAAACCGGTGAGCACAAACAGAGAAAACAGTTCGCTGAGTGCTAA
- a CDS encoding ribonucleoside triphosphate reductase, giving the protein MVENILKRDGTYKEFLSFKIEDAIKKAFRSQNVTYDSTVFFNVLEKIKNKRIVAVEDIQDLIEKELYKARYFDVMRSFMVYRHTHKMQREHELDEDTTYINSTQTIEEYIGGTDWRIKANSNTGYSNAGLVNNTAGKVIANYWLDKIYSKEEGYAHRNGDYHIHDLDCLTGYCAGWSLRVLLDEGFNGVRGRVESSAPRHFREALGQMANFLGILQSEWAGAQAFSSFDTYLAPYVFKDKLPFYEIKKAIRSFVYNLNVPARWGQSPFTNITIDWTVPEDLKDQTPTSMQTHLFKNILDSELEEMAKHRGANSLEDMTYKHFQPEMNLINKAYYEIMTEGDLTGQPFTFPIPTVNITEDFDWYGENTDILFENTAKVGSSYFQNFIGSQFKRDERGNLVENPEAYKPGHVRSMCCRLQLDLRELLKRGGGLFGSAEMTGSIGVVTINMARLGFLYKGNKEALYKRLDELMEHAKSTLEKKRVFIQEMYDRGLFPYTKRYLPGFKNHFSTIGVNGINEMIRNFTSDSYDIADNRGIEFATDILNYMRDRMVEFQEATGNLYNLEATPAEGTTYRFAKEDKKRYGDSILQAGMGENIYYTNSSQIPVDLTDDPFKALELQDDLQCKYTGGTVLHLYMQEKISSTEACRKLVKNVITNFRLPYITVTPLFSVCPKHGYIAGEHEFCPKCDEELLSEVTIAS; this is encoded by the coding sequence ATGGTTGAAAACATACTAAAAAGAGATGGCACATATAAAGAGTTTTTATCTTTTAAGATAGAAGACGCTATTAAAAAAGCTTTCAGATCTCAAAATGTAACTTATGATAGTACAGTATTCTTCAACGTCCTAGAAAAGATCAAAAACAAAAGGATCGTTGCCGTAGAAGATATTCAAGACCTCATAGAAAAAGAGCTCTACAAAGCGAGATATTTTGACGTTATGCGCTCTTTCATGGTATACCGCCACACTCACAAGATGCAAAGAGAGCACGAGCTTGATGAAGATACAACTTACATCAACTCAACTCAGACGATCGAAGAGTATATCGGAGGAACCGACTGGCGCATTAAAGCCAACTCAAATACAGGCTACTCAAACGCAGGCCTTGTAAACAATACAGCGGGTAAGGTTATCGCAAACTACTGGCTTGATAAGATCTACTCAAAAGAGGAAGGTTATGCACACCGCAACGGTGACTACCATATTCATGATCTGGATTGTCTGACGGGTTACTGTGCTGGTTGGAGCCTTAGAGTCCTGCTTGATGAGGGTTTTAACGGTGTTAGAGGAAGGGTTGAGAGCAGCGCTCCTAGACACTTCCGTGAAGCTTTAGGGCAGATGGCAAACTTTTTGGGTATTTTGCAGTCTGAGTGGGCAGGCGCTCAAGCATTCAGCTCGTTTGATACCTACTTGGCACCGTATGTATTTAAAGACAAACTGCCGTTTTATGAGATAAAAAAAGCGATAAGAAGTTTTGTCTACAACCTTAACGTACCTGCACGCTGGGGTCAGTCTCCTTTTACGAACATCACGATCGACTGGACTGTTCCTGAAGATCTAAAAGATCAGACTCCTACATCTATGCAGACTCATCTATTTAAAAATATTTTGGACAGCGAACTTGAAGAGATGGCAAAACATAGAGGGGCTAACTCTCTTGAGGATATGACTTACAAGCACTTTCAGCCGGAGATGAACCTTATAAACAAAGCGTACTATGAGATCATGACAGAGGGTGATCTAACGGGTCAGCCTTTTACGTTCCCTATCCCTACCGTCAATATTACTGAAGATTTCGACTGGTACGGCGAAAATACAGACATCCTTTTTGAAAATACGGCTAAGGTCGGTTCATCATATTTTCAAAACTTTATCGGCTCGCAGTTCAAAAGAGACGAGAGAGGAAATCTGGTAGAGAATCCAGAAGCGTATAAACCGGGACATGTTCGCTCTATGTGCTGTCGTCTGCAGTTAGACTTGCGTGAGCTTCTAAAGCGCGGAGGCGGACTGTTCGGTTCAGCTGAGATGACAGGCTCGATAGGCGTTGTAACGATTAACATGGCTCGTTTGGGCTTTCTTTACAAAGGCAATAAAGAGGCTCTTTACAAGCGTCTTGATGAACTTATGGAGCATGCAAAATCGACTCTGGAGAAGAAGCGCGTATTTATTCAGGAGATGTATGACAGAGGGCTTTTCCCTTATACAAAAAGATATCTTCCTGGATTTAAGAACCACTTCTCTACTATCGGGGTAAACGGCATAAACGAGATGATAAGAAACTTTACAAGTGACAGCTACGATATTGCAGACAACAGAGGCATCGAGTTTGCAACGGATATTCTAAACTACATGAGAGACAGAATGGTAGAGTTTCAAGAAGCAACGGGGAATCTTTATAATCTCGAAGCTACTCCTGCAGAAGGGACTACGTACAGATTTGCAAAAGAGGATAAGAAACGCTACGGCGACTCTATCCTTCAAGCGGGAATGGGAGAGAATATCTACTATACGAACTCCTCTCAGATCCCTGTTGATCTCACAGACGATCCGTTCAAAGCACTAGAGCTCCAAGATGATCTTCAGTGCAAATATACGGGAGGAACTGTTCTTCACCTCTATATGCAGGAGAAGATAAGCTCAACTGAGGCGTGCAGAAAACTGGTTAAAAATGTAATAACAAACTTCAGGCTGCCGTATATTACGGTGACACCTCTATTTTCAGTTTGTCCAAAACATGGATATATAGCGGGTGAGCATGAATTTTGTCCAAAATGTGACGAAGAGCTTTTAAGCGAAGTCACGATCGCATCTTAG